A stretch of the Ensifer sp. PDNC004 genome encodes the following:
- a CDS encoding SufE family protein, giving the protein MTTLDQIIDDFAFLEEWEDRYRYVIELGKALPEMPEAKRTQENKVQGCASQVWLVTNAAGDPEDPVLNFEGESDAHIVRGLVAIVLAIYSGKHASEIARTDAIDTFGKIGLIEHLSTQRANGLRSMIRRIKNEAELRLAA; this is encoded by the coding sequence ATGACGACGCTCGACCAGATCATCGACGATTTCGCCTTTCTTGAAGAATGGGAGGATCGCTATCGCTATGTGATCGAGCTCGGCAAGGCGCTGCCGGAGATGCCTGAAGCCAAGCGCACGCAGGAAAACAAGGTTCAGGGCTGCGCCAGCCAGGTCTGGCTCGTCACCAATGCGGCCGGCGATCCCGAGGATCCCGTCCTCAACTTCGAAGGCGAGTCCGACGCCCATATCGTGCGCGGGCTCGTCGCCATCGTGCTGGCCATCTACTCCGGCAAGCATGCCTCCGAAATCGCCAGGACCGACGCGATCGACACCTTCGGGAAGATCGGCCTGATCGAACACCTTTCGACCCAGCGCGCCAACGGCCTGCGCTCGATGATCCGCCGCATCAAGAACGAGGCGGAGCTTCGCCTGGCGGCCTGA
- a CDS encoding substrate binding domain-containing protein gives MPYLSAFLAAYPQLRLDLLMTDRYVDLVAEGVTVAIRIGNLQDSSLVARKLLSNRRILMASPAYLEIHGDPAEIDELKRYECVVSTANHDGEVWRLFGPTGGRSFRPRGRVRADNGDAVHQLAIDGQGIAFHSEVTMAASIRSGKLVQVLPRWAGKETGIYCVCPSRPMGPAARALIDFLTNRWKDAVTLDMVEHPAEEEVSLHAGR, from the coding sequence GTGCCATATCTGTCGGCCTTCCTGGCTGCTTACCCGCAACTGCGGCTCGACCTTCTGATGACCGACCGATACGTCGATCTCGTCGCCGAGGGGGTTACGGTGGCAATCCGTATCGGCAATCTCCAGGACTCGAGCCTGGTCGCCCGCAAACTTCTCAGCAATCGCAGAATTCTCATGGCCTCGCCGGCCTATCTCGAAATCCATGGCGATCCCGCGGAGATTGATGAACTCAAGCGGTACGAATGCGTCGTGTCGACGGCAAACCACGACGGTGAGGTCTGGCGGCTGTTCGGCCCGACCGGAGGAAGGTCCTTTCGGCCGCGCGGGAGGGTGCGTGCCGACAACGGAGACGCGGTCCATCAGCTTGCCATCGATGGCCAAGGCATCGCCTTTCATTCTGAGGTGACCATGGCCGCGTCGATCCGCAGCGGCAAATTGGTTCAGGTACTCCCTCGTTGGGCAGGAAAGGAGACAGGCATCTATTGTGTTTGTCCGTCCCGGCCGATGGGGCCGGCGGCCCGGGCCTTGATTGATTTTCTAACCAACCGTTGGAAGGACGCCGTGACATTGGACATGGTCGAGCATCCGGCGGAAGAAGAGGTCAGTCTCCATGCAGGACGCTGA
- a CDS encoding isocitrate lyase/phosphoenolpyruvate mutase family protein, whose amino-acid sequence MARRAIATTSAGVAWSLGYRDGNAVPLYGHLASVAAIARVTRVPLSVDIEAGYTDDEAEMARTIARFIEAGAVGINIQDGAGTPDLLCRKIERTRETAERLGIRLYINARTDVYARALAAASDRVKEVLARARQYRDAGADGLFVLGVTDRTEIREIAKGTELLLNVIAWPGLPAAAELSALGLSRISVRSWIPQTLWLQTSTLVTNFLADGRSEALFEHAAPYPEINAYF is encoded by the coding sequence ATGGCACGACGTGCCATCGCGACGACCAGCGCCGGCGTAGCATGGTCACTTGGCTATCGCGACGGAAATGCCGTTCCACTGTACGGGCACCTGGCAAGCGTCGCAGCAATCGCCCGCGTGACCAGAGTGCCGCTCAGCGTCGACATTGAAGCAGGTTACACCGATGACGAGGCGGAGATGGCCCGGACGATCGCTCGTTTCATCGAGGCCGGCGCGGTTGGGATCAACATCCAGGATGGCGCCGGCACGCCGGATCTGCTCTGCCGCAAGATCGAGCGGACCCGAGAGACGGCGGAGCGGCTTGGCATCAGACTCTACATCAACGCGCGCACGGATGTTTACGCGCGAGCACTCGCAGCCGCCAGCGACCGTGTGAAGGAGGTGCTTGCCCGCGCCAGACAGTACCGGGACGCGGGAGCCGACGGCTTGTTCGTGCTCGGGGTGACCGATCGGACCGAGATTCGTGAAATCGCAAAAGGCACCGAACTGCTGCTGAACGTCATTGCCTGGCCCGGCTTGCCTGCCGCCGCTGAACTATCCGCGCTTGGTTTATCTCGGATCAGCGTCAGGTCATGGATTCCCCAGACGTTGTGGCTGCAGACGTCGACGTTGGTGACGAACTTCCTCGCCGATGGGCGGTCCGAGGCGCTCTTTGAGCATGCGGCGCCATATCCGGAGATCAATGCATATTTTTGA
- the mucR gene encoding exopolysaccharide biosynthesis transcriptional regulator MucR codes for MTETALGASHELLVELTAEIVAAYVSNHVVPVAELPTLIADVHSALNNTAAPAPVVIPVEKPKPAVSVRKSVQDDQITCLECGGTFKSLKRHLMTHHNLSPEEYREKWDLPTDYPMVAPAYAEARSRLAKEMGLGQRRKRRGK; via the coding sequence ATGACTGAAACAGCGCTTGGCGCGAGCCATGAACTTCTGGTTGAGCTGACGGCGGAAATCGTTGCCGCCTACGTCAGCAATCATGTGGTTCCGGTCGCCGAGCTTCCCACGCTGATCGCAGATGTGCATTCGGCGCTGAACAACACGGCGGCTCCCGCGCCGGTCGTCATTCCCGTCGAAAAGCCGAAGCCGGCCGTATCGGTTCGCAAGTCCGTTCAGGACGACCAGATCACCTGCCTCGAATGCGGCGGCACCTTCAAGTCGCTGAAGCGCCACCTGATGACCCACCACAATCTGTCGCCGGAAGAATACCGCGAGAAGTGGGACCTGCCGACCGATTACCCGATGGTCGCGCCCGCCTATGCGGAAGCACGCTCGCGCCTCGCCAAGGAAATGGGCCTCGGCCAGCGCCGCAAGCGCCGCGGCAAGTAA
- the mnhG gene encoding monovalent cation/H(+) antiporter subunit G, translated as MAVTLLVAVLLVVGAIFSLLAAIGIIRFPDLYTRMHAASKAGTIGSGLLLLAAGVHSLDPAILIRALAGFLFFVLTAPISAHLLAKAAHQAGYRLTKLSVIDQLPQKEEPRCD; from the coding sequence ATGGCCGTTACCCTGCTGGTCGCCGTCCTGTTGGTCGTCGGTGCGATCTTTTCGCTGCTGGCGGCGATCGGCATCATCCGTTTCCCCGATCTCTATACGCGCATGCATGCGGCCTCCAAGGCCGGCACGATCGGATCGGGCCTGTTGCTTCTGGCCGCGGGCGTGCATTCTCTCGATCCGGCTATTTTGATTCGCGCGCTTGCAGGCTTCCTTTTCTTCGTTCTGACTGCGCCGATCTCGGCTCATCTCTTGGCAAAAGCCGCACATCAGGCAGGTTACAGGCTGACTAAGCTGTCTGTCATAGATCAGCTTCCGCAAAAGGAAGAGCCGCGTTGCGACTGA
- a CDS encoding cation:proton antiporter encodes MTLSAHILALATGFALAALSAALLITVWRIIRGPTLPDRVLGLDMLVAIAIGLIAVVAIRTGFNLYIDIAIALGLVGFLATVAFARFVLARGLSPEKAVADGRVPQAKGGAAPRGKSTQRKRKGGRR; translated from the coding sequence ATGACCCTGTCGGCACATATCCTCGCCCTTGCCACCGGCTTTGCGCTGGCCGCGCTGTCGGCAGCGCTGCTGATAACGGTCTGGCGCATCATTCGCGGCCCGACGCTGCCGGACCGCGTGCTCGGCCTCGATATGCTGGTTGCGATCGCCATCGGCCTCATCGCCGTCGTTGCCATTCGCACCGGCTTCAACCTCTACATCGACATTGCCATCGCGCTCGGCCTTGTCGGCTTCCTGGCGACGGTCGCTTTTGCGCGCTTCGTGCTGGCGCGCGGCCTCTCGCCCGAGAAAGCCGTCGCCGACGGACGCGTGCCGCAGGCCAAAGGCGGGGCGGCGCCAAGGGGCAAATCGACGCAGCGCAAGCGCAAGGGAGGACGCCGATGA
- a CDS encoding Na+/H+ antiporter subunit E, with amino-acid sequence MTKFLTINLVFTAIWGAISASFSPANLILGFAVGALSLFLIRRELEPVAYPVRPIKLFLLTALFFKELAISATKVALLVIQPKMVLKPGIFAYPLTVKSDFEIALLANLITLTPGTLSVDVSDDRKTLYVHALDCADPGGLRRDIANGFERRIKEAFE; translated from the coding sequence GTGACCAAGTTCCTGACCATCAATCTCGTGTTCACGGCGATCTGGGGCGCGATCAGCGCCAGCTTCTCGCCGGCCAACCTGATCCTCGGTTTTGCCGTCGGAGCGCTGTCGCTCTTTCTCATCCGGCGCGAGCTTGAGCCCGTTGCCTACCCGGTGCGCCCGATCAAGCTCTTCCTGCTGACCGCGCTGTTCTTCAAGGAACTGGCGATCTCGGCGACCAAGGTCGCCTTGTTGGTCATCCAGCCGAAGATGGTGCTGAAGCCCGGCATCTTCGCCTATCCGCTGACGGTAAAGAGCGACTTCGAAATCGCGCTGCTGGCCAATCTCATCACGCTGACGCCGGGAACGCTGTCGGTCGACGTCTCCGACGACCGCAAGACGCTCTATGTCCATGCGCTCGACTGTGCCGATCCGGGCGGCCTCAGGCGCGATATCGCCAATGGCTTCGAGCGCCGGATCAAGGAGGCCTTCGAATGA
- a CDS encoding Na+/H+ antiporter subunit D, with translation MAATTSPPADLSAALVLEPVASADWLVILPVAWCLAIGALLVMLRRKIDWHPYVAVAGLAGLVIIDVLLLRHVLASGPVTMVMGRWLPPFGIAFTVDLTGALFALTASVVALAGGIYSLADINDSGRRYGFYPFLMLLMAGVSGAFLTGDVFNLYVWFEVLLISSFGLIVLGSEREQIDGAVKYGFLNLVATTLFLITTGYLYASFGTLNMADIARKAEGLAGTAPLMTLTALFLLAFGMKAAAFPVNFWLPASYHTPRVVVSALFAGLLTKVGIYALIRVTVMLLPVEREELSFFIAIAGALTMLVGVLGALAQSDFRRMLGYLVVSGIGSILAGVAVGGPGGIGGAIFYALHSMLVMTALYLASGIAARLGGSFSLTSLAGLYRRHAGFAALTLMLAFAVSGLPPFSGFWPKVMLVKAALDIGAWWLAAVLLLTGFLTTIVTGRFFLLAYWRDAGSTEGASASATIAPAALLPLTALTVLALAIGLYPEPLLSMVQNAAAGLSEPSAYLNSVFPGGAP, from the coding sequence ATGGCCGCTACAACCTCTCCTCCCGCAGATCTCTCCGCCGCACTCGTGCTCGAGCCCGTCGCGTCTGCCGACTGGCTGGTGATCCTGCCGGTTGCCTGGTGCCTTGCAATCGGCGCACTGCTCGTAATGCTGCGCCGGAAGATCGATTGGCATCCCTACGTCGCCGTTGCCGGGCTGGCCGGGCTCGTCATCATCGATGTGCTTCTTCTGCGCCATGTGCTTGCAAGCGGACCGGTAACGATGGTGATGGGGCGCTGGCTGCCACCCTTCGGCATTGCCTTCACCGTCGACCTGACCGGCGCGCTCTTTGCGCTCACCGCCTCCGTCGTGGCGCTCGCAGGCGGCATCTATTCGCTTGCCGATATCAACGACAGCGGCCGGCGCTACGGCTTCTATCCGTTCCTGATGCTGCTGATGGCGGGGGTGTCCGGCGCCTTCCTGACCGGCGATGTCTTCAATCTCTACGTCTGGTTCGAGGTGCTGCTGATCTCGTCCTTCGGCCTGATCGTGCTCGGCTCCGAACGCGAGCAGATCGACGGCGCGGTGAAATACGGCTTCCTCAACCTCGTTGCGACCACCCTGTTCCTGATCACCACAGGCTATCTCTATGCAAGCTTCGGCACGCTCAACATGGCCGACATCGCCCGCAAGGCCGAGGGGCTCGCGGGCACTGCGCCGCTGATGACGCTGACGGCGCTGTTCCTGCTTGCCTTCGGCATGAAGGCTGCCGCATTCCCGGTGAATTTCTGGCTGCCGGCCTCCTACCATACGCCGCGCGTGGTGGTGTCGGCCCTGTTTGCCGGCCTTCTCACCAAGGTCGGGATCTACGCGCTCATCCGCGTCACCGTCATGCTGCTGCCGGTCGAGCGCGAGGAGTTGAGCTTCTTCATCGCCATTGCCGGCGCGCTGACGATGCTCGTCGGCGTGCTTGGTGCGCTGGCCCAGTCGGACTTCCGCCGCATGCTCGGCTATCTCGTCGTCTCCGGCATCGGCTCGATCCTCGCTGGCGTCGCCGTCGGCGGCCCGGGCGGTATCGGCGGCGCGATCTTCTATGCGCTGCATTCGATGCTCGTCATGACCGCGCTTTACCTGGCGTCCGGTATCGCAGCGAGGCTCGGCGGCAGCTTCTCGTTGACCTCGCTGGCAGGCCTCTATCGCCGCCATGCCGGTTTCGCGGCGCTGACGCTCATGCTTGCCTTCGCCGTGTCCGGCCTGCCGCCGTTCTCCGGCTTCTGGCCGAAGGTCATGCTGGTCAAGGCGGCGCTCGATATCGGCGCCTGGTGGCTGGCAGCCGTCCTGCTTCTGACCGGCTTCCTGACGACCATCGTCACCGGCCGTTTCTTCCTGCTCGCCTATTGGCGCGATGCGGGGTCCACTGAGGGCGCCTCTGCGTCCGCGACGATCGCGCCGGCGGCTCTGTTGCCGCTCACCGCCTTGACTGTGCTGGCGCTCGCCATCGGCCTTTATCCCGAGCCGCTGCTATCCATGGTTCAGAATGCCGCCGCAGGCCTTTCCGAGCCGTCGGCCTACCTGAACTCGGTCTTCCCGGGAGGTGCCCCGTGA
- a CDS encoding Na+/H+ antiporter subunit C, whose amino-acid sequence MEAWFALLVGIFFTVAVYLLLSKYIIRVLLGVAILGNAVNLLIFTGGRLTRGVPPVVPGDQDALVGPAANALPQALILTAIVISFSFFAFLLVLAWRAYEELQTDNTDEMRVAEPKDEPAPPLGY is encoded by the coding sequence ATGGAAGCCTGGTTCGCTCTGCTTGTCGGCATCTTCTTCACGGTCGCCGTCTATCTGCTCCTGTCGAAGTATATCATCCGGGTGCTGCTTGGCGTCGCCATCCTCGGCAATGCCGTCAACCTTTTGATCTTCACCGGCGGTCGGCTGACCCGCGGCGTGCCTCCGGTCGTCCCTGGCGATCAGGATGCGCTCGTCGGTCCCGCCGCCAACGCCCTGCCGCAGGCGCTGATCCTGACGGCGATCGTCATCTCCTTCTCCTTCTTCGCGTTTCTGCTGGTTCTCGCCTGGCGGGCCTACGAGGAGCTGCAAACCGACAACACCGACGAGATGCGCGTTGCCGAGCCGAAGGACGAGCCGGCCCCGCCGCTTGGATACTGA
- a CDS encoding Na(+)/H(+) antiporter subunit B produces MKSVIFRAVAPFLTSLMVLFSIFVLLRGHNEPGGGFIGGLIAVSALAIYGIACGVETVRRAIYFHPMAIAGAGLLAATVAGLVSIAARVPFMTGLWIYPSVLGLEVPLSTVMLFDCGVYLVVVGAISSIALSLEERGGE; encoded by the coding sequence ATGAAGTCGGTGATTTTCCGCGCCGTCGCGCCGTTCCTTACGAGCCTGATGGTGTTGTTTTCGATCTTCGTCCTGTTGCGCGGCCACAACGAGCCGGGCGGCGGTTTCATCGGCGGCCTCATCGCGGTGTCGGCGCTGGCGATCTACGGCATCGCTTGCGGCGTCGAGACGGTGCGTCGTGCGATCTATTTCCACCCGATGGCGATTGCCGGGGCGGGCCTCCTGGCCGCGACGGTCGCCGGCCTGGTCTCGATCGCCGCCCGCGTGCCCTTCATGACCGGCCTGTGGATCTATCCTTCGGTGCTCGGCCTGGAAGTGCCGCTCTCGACGGTGATGCTGTTCGATTGCGGCGTCTATCTGGTGGTCGTCGGCGCGATCAGTTCGATTGCGCTTTCGCTCGAAGAGCGGGGAGGCGAGTAA
- a CDS encoding putative monovalent cation/H+ antiporter subunit A: MDVAALTFLALALPFVAALLAPLLTRLLGHNAAWVLALFPLGIVLHFAGFWAEVAKGEVVTGGYAWIPSFNVSFSWLIDGLSLTFVLLIAGIGMLIVLYAGGYLKGHPQQGRFFSFILMFMGSMLGLVVSDSFLMLFVFWELTSITSFLLIGFDHSREAARRAALQALVVTGGGGLFLLAGLLIIWNVSGVTQLSLLSAFGPEMRESPFYLAALLLVLGGAFTKSAQFPFHFWLPNAMEAPTPVSAYLHSATMVKAGVYLLMRLNPVLGGTPEWQILLPLFGGATLVIGAALACRQTDLKLMLAYTTMASLGLLVMLIGLGVPHAIEAAVLYLVAHSLFKGALFMVAGIIDHETGTRDVTRLGGLRSAMPLTFVIALAAAFSMGGLFPFFGFIAKEEIYYALSGFDRRSLVFAAIAILGNALMFAVAFAVALKPFIGAKVETPKAAHEAPILLWLGPALLAAKGLSAALLSGLTHELVSTPMASAIAGEPRAVTITVFPHIGVPLAMSAATALIGIAFYLKLDRVRAFMAAILSDIGWGPDRGFDQFIRGLVRFSVALTRRMQSGRLEVYMTATFILVAFVLLVVPIAYGEFPRAPFFAADVPLHELAIMAIAVIGLVAVVLAADRLTAIVSLGIQGFAVAVIFLLYGAPDLAFTQFMIETLSVVVLALVMTRLRLSPSDHRPLAQKIPDLAIALACGLGFGLMLLKVTGVPFDTTLTDFFNLYSKSIAHGANVVNVIIVDFRGTDTLGEIAVVMVTGLAILSLVRLRAGSLRRIADNDPDAEERA; the protein is encoded by the coding sequence ATGGATGTTGCGGCCCTGACATTTCTGGCCCTTGCACTGCCTTTCGTCGCGGCATTGCTCGCGCCGCTTCTGACGCGCCTTCTCGGCCACAATGCGGCCTGGGTGCTTGCGCTGTTCCCCTTGGGCATCGTTCTGCATTTCGCCGGTTTCTGGGCGGAAGTGGCCAAGGGCGAGGTGGTTACTGGCGGTTACGCCTGGATACCTTCGTTCAATGTCAGCTTTTCCTGGCTGATCGACGGGCTGTCGCTCACATTCGTCCTGTTGATTGCCGGCATCGGCATGCTGATCGTGCTTTATGCCGGTGGCTATCTGAAAGGCCACCCGCAGCAGGGACGGTTCTTTTCCTTCATCCTGATGTTCATGGGCTCGATGCTCGGGCTCGTGGTCTCCGACAGCTTCCTGATGCTGTTCGTGTTCTGGGAACTGACCTCGATCACCTCGTTCCTGCTGATCGGTTTCGATCATTCGCGCGAGGCGGCGCGGCGCGCGGCCCTGCAGGCGCTGGTCGTGACCGGGGGCGGGGGCCTGTTCTTGCTCGCCGGACTGCTGATCATCTGGAACGTCAGCGGCGTCACCCAGCTCTCGCTGCTGTCGGCCTTCGGGCCGGAGATGCGCGAAAGCCCGTTCTATCTGGCGGCACTCCTTCTCGTTCTCGGTGGCGCATTTACCAAGTCGGCGCAGTTCCCCTTCCATTTCTGGCTACCGAACGCGATGGAAGCCCCGACGCCCGTCTCCGCCTACCTGCACTCGGCGACGATGGTGAAGGCTGGCGTCTACTTGCTGATGCGGCTGAACCCGGTGCTCGGCGGCACGCCCGAGTGGCAGATCCTTCTGCCGCTCTTCGGGGGGGCGACGCTCGTCATTGGCGCGGCTCTTGCCTGCCGCCAGACCGACCTGAAGCTGATGCTCGCCTATACGACGATGGCGTCGCTCGGCCTGCTGGTCATGCTGATCGGGCTTGGCGTGCCCCACGCGATCGAAGCGGCGGTGCTCTACCTCGTTGCCCATTCGCTGTTCAAGGGCGCCCTGTTCATGGTCGCCGGCATTATCGATCACGAGACCGGCACGCGCGACGTGACGAGGCTCGGGGGCCTTCGCTCCGCCATGCCGCTCACCTTCGTCATCGCGCTTGCCGCGGCATTCTCGATGGGCGGGCTGTTTCCCTTCTTCGGCTTCATCGCCAAGGAGGAGATTTACTACGCTCTCTCCGGTTTTGATCGCCGTTCCCTGGTCTTTGCCGCAATCGCGATCCTCGGCAACGCGCTGATGTTCGCGGTGGCCTTTGCAGTTGCGCTGAAGCCGTTCATCGGCGCCAAGGTCGAGACGCCGAAGGCGGCGCACGAGGCGCCGATCCTGCTCTGGCTCGGCCCTGCGCTGCTTGCGGCCAAGGGGCTCTCCGCCGCCTTGCTTTCGGGGCTGACGCACGAACTGGTATCGACGCCGATGGCGTCGGCGATCGCGGGCGAACCGCGCGCGGTGACGATAACGGTCTTCCCGCACATCGGGGTGCCGCTCGCCATGTCGGCTGCGACCGCATTGATCGGCATCGCGTTCTACCTGAAGCTTGACCGCGTGCGCGCCTTCATGGCGGCGATCCTTTCCGATATCGGCTGGGGTCCGGATCGCGGCTTCGACCAGTTCATTCGCGGCCTCGTCCGTTTCTCCGTCGCGCTGACGCGACGGATGCAGTCGGGGCGCCTCGAAGTCTACATGACCGCTACCTTCATCCTGGTCGCCTTCGTGCTCCTGGTCGTGCCGATCGCCTATGGCGAGTTCCCGCGCGCGCCGTTCTTTGCCGCAGACGTGCCGCTGCATGAACTGGCGATCATGGCGATCGCGGTCATCGGCCTCGTCGCGGTGGTGCTTGCCGCCGACCGGCTGACCGCCATCGTCTCGCTCGGCATCCAGGGCTTTGCCGTTGCCGTTATCTTCCTGCTCTACGGCGCACCGGATCTGGCCTTTACCCAGTTCATGATCGAGACGCTTTCGGTCGTCGTGCTTGCGCTGGTGATGACGCGGCTCCGGCTTTCGCCGTCGGACCATCGTCCGCTTGCGCAGAAGATCCCGGATCTCGCCATCGCACTCGCCTGCGGTCTCGGCTTCGGGCTGATGCTGCTGAAGGTGACGGGGGTGCCCTTCGATACGACGCTCACCGACTTCTTCAACCTCTATTCGAAGTCGATCGCCCACGGCGCCAATGTGGTGAACGTCATCATCGTCGATTTCCGCGGCACGGACACGCTAGGTGAGATCGCCGTGGTGATGGTCACGGGCCTTGCGATCCTGTCGCTCGTTCGCCTGAGGGCAGGTTCGCTCCGGCGTATCGCCGATAACGATCCGGATGCGGAGGAGCGCGCATGA
- a CDS encoding EAL domain-containing protein → MERSRIVVIASILAALGAILPMLAAYYLSWSIAVRSEQARLARLADYAIMRADAALDEASRALKTADRLDIPPCMATHIAALRSLVVNTTAIEDIGYFENGLLRCTSWGYPPRRLTRAPPADFFASNGVEVIPRMYPTISTGAPMTAFRYRSYTVLTNPIRFVDVIAEPGTRLAVATKNGVLISTLNDPDPQLTEHLADLPKTGSNADDLFATSRDANWIAVATAPSIAILSDMDRERLLLLPGGALVAALMVGLVVWLSRRRLSPLGELSIAVHRREFIVHYQPLIELKTGICVGAEALVRWRRPDGQMVRPDLFIPLAEENGLIEEITDQVLYATIAELKSVLVADRSLHIAINLAADDLKSGRILPVIETALRNTGIITEQIWLEATERGFMDVKSARTTIEEARRRGHSVAIDDFGTGYSSLQYLQELPLDALKIDKSFIDTIGTDSATSSITPHIIDIAKSLDLYIVAEGIERQEQADYLIERGVQYGQGWLFSKALPAAEFIAFYNDSKRRLGAGPAVIRREIA, encoded by the coding sequence TTGGAACGATCTCGCATAGTCGTCATCGCCAGTATCCTGGCTGCCCTCGGCGCGATCCTGCCGATGCTGGCAGCCTATTACCTTTCCTGGTCGATCGCCGTGCGCAGCGAGCAGGCACGGCTTGCCCGTCTTGCCGACTATGCCATCATGCGCGCCGACGCCGCGCTCGATGAGGCGTCGCGGGCGCTGAAGACCGCCGACCGGCTCGACATTCCGCCATGCATGGCCACGCATATCGCGGCGCTGCGCTCGCTGGTCGTCAACACCACCGCCATCGAGGACATCGGCTATTTCGAGAACGGGCTGCTCAGATGCACCTCGTGGGGCTACCCGCCGCGCCGCCTCACCCGCGCACCACCGGCCGATTTCTTCGCAAGCAATGGCGTCGAGGTCATCCCGCGGATGTATCCGACAATCAGCACCGGCGCGCCCATGACGGCTTTCCGGTACCGCTCCTATACGGTGCTGACCAATCCGATCCGTTTCGTGGACGTGATCGCAGAGCCCGGCACCCGGCTTGCCGTCGCCACCAAAAACGGCGTGCTGATCAGTACCCTCAACGATCCTGACCCGCAGCTCACGGAGCATCTTGCCGATCTTCCGAAGACCGGCAGCAATGCCGACGACCTCTTTGCAACGTCACGGGACGCCAACTGGATCGCGGTTGCCACTGCGCCCAGTATCGCCATTCTCAGCGACATGGATCGGGAACGCCTGCTGCTCCTGCCGGGCGGGGCGCTGGTCGCGGCACTGATGGTCGGCCTCGTCGTCTGGCTGTCCCGGCGTCGCCTGTCGCCGCTCGGCGAGCTTTCGATTGCCGTGCATCGGCGCGAGTTCATCGTGCACTACCAGCCGCTGATTGAGCTCAAGACCGGCATCTGCGTCGGCGCGGAGGCTCTGGTGCGCTGGCGGCGGCCGGATGGGCAGATGGTCCGCCCGGATCTGTTCATCCCTCTTGCGGAGGAAAACGGGCTGATCGAGGAGATCACCGATCAGGTTCTCTATGCGACGATCGCCGAGCTGAAGAGCGTGCTCGTCGCCGACCGCTCGCTGCACATCGCCATCAACCTCGCCGCCGACGACCTGAAATCCGGGCGCATCCTGCCGGTGATCGAGACGGCGCTTCGAAACACCGGCATAATCACGGAACAGATCTGGTTGGAGGCAACCGAACGCGGCTTCATGGACGTGAAATCCGCCCGGACGACGATCGAGGAAGCGCGTCGGCGCGGCCACTCGGTGGCCATCGACGACTTCGGCACCGGCTATTCGAGCCTGCAATACCTGCAGGAGCTTCCGCTCGATGCGCTGAAGATCGACAAGTCCTTCATCGACACGATCGGCACCGATTCGGCCACCAGCTCGATCACACCCCATATCATCGACATCGCCAAATCGCTCGATCTCTACATCGTCGCCGAGGGGATCGAGCGGCAGGAGCAGGCCGACTATCTCATCGAGCGGGGCGTGCAATACGGCCAGGGCTGGCTGTTTTCCAAGGCGCTGCCGGCGGCCGAGTTCATTGCCTTCTACAACGACAGCAAACGCAGGCTCGGGGCCGGGCCGGCGGTGATCCGCCGCGAAATCGCTTGA
- the msrB gene encoding peptide-methionine (R)-S-oxide reductase MsrB: MTTVKTPKVVKTDAEWRAQLSPEQYRITREQGTERPFTGPFLSNKQTGTYECVCCGRALFRSDTKFDSGCGWPSYFAAIDDQAIREIEDRSHFMVRTEIRCADCDAHLGHVFPDGPPPTGLRYCLNGHAMTFTED, translated from the coding sequence ATGACGACCGTAAAGACGCCGAAAGTGGTGAAAACCGATGCGGAGTGGCGGGCGCAGCTCTCGCCGGAGCAGTATCGCATCACGCGAGAACAGGGCACCGAGCGTCCGTTCACCGGTCCGTTCCTCAGCAACAAGCAGACCGGCACCTACGAATGCGTCTGTTGCGGCCGGGCGCTGTTCCGCTCCGACACCAAGTTCGATTCCGGTTGCGGCTGGCCGAGCTACTTCGCCGCGATCGACGATCAGGCGATCCGCGAGATCGAGGACCGCTCCCACTTTATGGTGCGCACGGAAATCCGCTGCGCCGATTGCGACGCCCATCTCGGTCACGTCTTTCCCGACGGCCCGCCGCCGACGGGGCTGCGCTATTGCCTGAACGGCCATGCGATGACGTTTACCGAGGATTGA